In Spea bombifrons isolate aSpeBom1 chromosome 5, aSpeBom1.2.pri, whole genome shotgun sequence, the sequence GCACCCCTGATCGAAATCAATGGCAACAATGTCCCCCAGGGGTCTGCACAGACCCCCACAGACAGCTTCCCCTGTGCCAGCGCAAGGGCAGAGAATAACACGCAGGGAGAAGTGCATAGCCGAGCAGATACCTCCTCCAAAGTGCAAAAGGAGCAATGGGGGGGGTTCTTCAGAGTTATATGCATTGAGTGTCCCATTAAACATGGTGGATTGCACATAATCGGCACTTTAAGGGTTAGTCGATCCACACAAGAGTAAAGAAAAACCCCAAAGAGACAGTTTGTGCATAAATGTACACACAAACCCATTATCACAGGCTACTTAATTACCAGGACGCCAACAGAATACACAGCAGAATTCTAACAATTTTAAGATCTACATTTTTTCCTCAATTCCGCTTACCTCTCTGGAATCGTCAATACGTTCAAAATAGACAAAAGCAAATCCCCTCGACCGGCCAGTCCGCTGGTCATAAACTACATTGACACCGCTGAGAGGACCGTAGCGAGAGAACACTTCTCTGATATCTCTCTCTGTTGTGTATAGACTCAAACCAAAGACTCCAAGGCATGTGTTGGGATCTGGATTCgcctgaaagagaaaaaaaacccttttagaGCAAGTAATAACACAGCCTGACATCACTGGGGCAATTCACTAAAAACACCATTATACATTAAGGGCCAACCCTCTGAGTTTCTGTTGCAGGTATGGCCACCAAATCAGTCTTCTCGGCCATCATTCTTGCTGGAGAAGCCTCATAATGAGTAGTGAAGAAAGGGAGTTCAGACTATTCTGCAGGCAGATCAGAATGAAAAGAGGGGACCCCTAATAGCATGACAACATTGTGAACCCTTTAAACTATTTAGTCTTTGAAGGAGAAAGAAGCCCCACTCTTCTCACTGATCATATACAGCTTGTGGAGAGTAAATACCAGTGTGCGAGGACAAAGAGTGAAAATTCTCCTATCTCGAAGAGTAAAAAGCCTTTGTCCCTAGGGAGCTGATAATACTCTATGTATGccgggtgtaaggcatttcctGTAATCTGCAAGCATTACATAGGTTTAGTGTAGAAGATGAGTACAGAAAGAACACTCTGCAAGTCCACATACCCTGCTGCCATTGTGTCGCCTGCGGTTAGACATCGGGGAGTGACTGCGGCTCCTGCGCCTGCGATATTCTGGTGTATATGATCTGCTCTTTGAGCGTCTTCTGTGGGAATGAGATCGAGACCTCGAACGAGAATAGTGCCTATGGGAATGCCTTCGGGACCTTGACCTAAAAGAGAGATGAACTTATTAACAAAGCCTAGTCTTCTTAGAATCAACCTCATTGGAAGCTGCGCGTTCCTATCACTTAGGAGTCACACGTCCAAAACGGCTAAAGCGTAACAGTCACAGCTGTTCATAGCCATACTCAACTATAAGTTACCTATAGCACacatttttatcttaaaaaaaaaaaaggttcagcCTTTAAGTTATTAAAACCCTTACAGATGCCAGCTGACCACCAACCCAATAGAGATAGGAGGAATAATCGGGATATAATTGGGATGCTTTTCcaatatacatgtatttaacacattttagagTACAAGCTATAAAATGGTTGGGGAAAGCGGCAGATCGTTGAATATAAGGAACGGGATGTGGTTATTCTTCCAATCAGCACTTTAAAACATTTGAGTTTACAGGCCACTGCGGCTAGAGTGTATAGGGGGAATTAGTAGCAGCTGGAGTATAAACTCACGCTATATGCCACAAAAGGCCAACCCAACAAGTAATTCCATCAGGGAAGAGTCGGCTTTGCATAATGCATGCTTAGAAAGTGTTAAGTCTCACTGAcccaactatacattatacagggtcaggtCAGCCCTTCCTGGAGGAGATACTCATCTgttttagccattaatgcacAGTAGTAAATCTTGAGTAAATATAGCAGCTTTCTGGCAAATTCCACCCCCATGTATTTTAAAACATCCACAGGAAAAAGCCCAGCAGCACAGATTGGATTACATATACTTTAGGTAACTTGTCTCACTGTAAGCATCGACTCACCTGGACTTGGATCTGGAACGCGAGTGAGACTCTGAGTGTTTGGAAGCTCTCGATGGGCTGCGTGATCCAGATCGGCTCTCTGATTTCGCATGGCCATTGCTTCCAGCAGGTGACTTGGTACGGGAGCGGGACTCCTAATAGGACACAACAAGATTAAACACAAGTTCTAGGAAAAGCCCCCCAGCTCTTAGTACGGAGACCACAGAAATTAGATTAACAAACCTGAAAGATAAAGTGTTGTTATAATTTGACCCTACAAATGACTGCGCTTAACTCATTATAACGAGAAAAAGATCACTATGAACACCCTATCTGAGCCAGATGACTAGCTGAATTTTCTAACATAGTCATGCAAAGTCATTAGCTTGATCATACAGACACTGGAACATAAACCATACATTTACTTAACCTAGGACCCATTCATTCTTCCAGATTCTTTTAATTCTACGACACTCTTGCTTTATACTTTTCTTcattcttcatatttttttttcatttttcaagtTCGTGTATTCTTCCCCAATTCAAATAATTCATTAAAGCCTTAAAAATATTCAAGTGCTTCTATCTGACCAATCTTCTGTTCAAATTTTTCCCCCATTCAATAGATATTTTCTGATCTTTAAAACTTTTCATTAGCCTTCGTTTATCTTGCTTTATCTTCCACATTCTTGGAATAAACTCTTCAATTTCTTCCCGAACATTAACCTTAATGGAAAAAGAACATTTAGTATATAAGCATTTAGGGACTAGAATACTCTGCTGGGGCGCTGTGTTTTAGAATGATCGGCCAGCAGGTAGAACACAATCTCCTCTATGAAAAGTCTGGCGTGGACTCGCCAATTAAATGAGCGCCACCGAGGACACCTGCAGCAATCTAAACTTATGAAAACTTCCTTTTCCGAACAGTCAAAACCACTAACTGCACCCCTGCTTATATCCCCAAATCAGACATGTGTCCTCTGCCCCcactattatataatatatataataatcccCCCCGCCTCTTCCTCGGGGCACGCAATAAATACAGCGCTTGGTGACGAGAATCTTACGTTTAAGAGCATTACAAGCTACACAAAGAGCAGCAAATTGTCTCAGTGTCTGATGATTGCAGGTTACACGCCAACCTTAATCTTTCCTAACTCATGAACTCTGCTTTCCTTGGTTCAGTTTGACTTTACAAGAAACCAGATTTAAATCATGTCCCAAACACGACATACATGATGTTCCGGCGTCCAAACCCCTGACCCTTTAAGGCTTTGTTAAGAGTGGTTTTCAAGAGAACGAGATCAGAGTAAAACAGCAATAACATCCAACAGGCATGATGTAAtcacaaatatatgtatatgctaaaaaaaaaaaaagcggtatcagaccccccccaaaagatttttttttattgttaactaATAAATCTAGTGTGGATATCTGACATGACTGTGGTGTTTGAATTTGGGGTTTTTCGGTCGATAGATTGTAAGGTATTCACTATTCATTTGACACGCCAAACTACTGCAATAGAAGCGACCCGGCCGGGAGGAAACGTAAAGCCGAGCTTTTCTTCAATAAGAGACGTCTTCCCCTCAGTGCCTGTGAGATGGGGTATGAGTACAGTGCTGCGCACGCACCACGGCAcaaaaaacccagagaatccGCTTCAACAGAAGTTTTAAAGCAGGtcagttaacaaaaaaaaaaaaccctgaatatataattaatggaTTGATGCCACAAAGTAACCCAAGCCATAGGTTAGCTTCGCCAGCACAAGCCATTGGCAAATAGGGCACTTTGTAAATGGTGTAATATGTCGCTGACTAACAACAAATATCTGCATTCCTGTTTGGTTGATAAGAAGGGGAACGCTTTCTCTTTGCGATTTCTGTTGCCAGCAGGGTACCCCAAAATGTGTCACTATGAAAAACATGCAGTTTGTTCTCCCGGTTTCTGTCCCTGTAGTATACTCTGTGCTGGATACAGTCGcggttgcctacccctgccaGGCTTCAGGCAGTAAggagcggcggcagcagcagcacgGGCCAGTGTCAGACGTAAAGCCAGAAAGATGCAAATAAAGGAACCTTTCGCCATTAACCGTGACACTATGCGGCGTTGgggagatttttattttatggcatTACATCACGCAGTCGCTACCCAGGGGATCACGTGTCAAAAAACTAATCGTGCTGCTGCAATCACATACATATTCCTTACAAATTAGGCTAGAATTTACAATTGAAATCCTTAAGTAAATAAGCAGCATCTGAGCCAAATGCCAGAAAAAGCTTCACACAGAAAGCGGGGCTCGCCTTCTAATACTTACACATAATGCATATTATTCACGGACTTCATACTCAGCCCGCAGAACCAACAGACACTGTAACGGGCGGGCGATATCTGGTCAGGAtacttagaaagaaaaaaaaaagcctttccaACCAGCTACTGAGAAGCCGTTGGTTAAGGACGGCATGTCTGACAGACTGTGTGTGTTACACGGGGCAACGTTCCCTCCGTTTATAAAGAACCCAAACCCTGTGCTGTGGAATATCAGCGCACAAAGCGTTAACAGACAGATCACATTAATCGGTAAGAATAGGAGTACAGCCAGCGCCTCACAGAACAAGATCAATTtaataaaagaacatttatCCACGAGGAATAGCCTCGCCATTCCTGGAAACAGACAATAAGATGGCTGCTTCTACGGTATACGGGTAATGCTACATATAGCTTATATCTGGCTTTTCTGGGGTGAATTATCCCCGTTATAGCAAAAACAGCAACATATGAAATGCTGTTGAACACCCCGTTTAAAAAGCCGATTGATCCTCCAACAACAAAACTCATTTAAAACACGGCGTACTGATCCTCACCAAGTTACAGGTAGATTTTACCTCAGAAACGATCCCTAAACGCCAAGCAAACCGTGGCCACTTCACGCGTACATAACATACCAAATAAACGCACGCCGCGACACAGAAGTCTCTTACTAGACGCGAGCCATAAGCAGCCCCGTCTGTCGCAGCAAATTACTAAATTTACAGATCGCATCGCTAACTCAACCTCACCCCTGGGGAAGACTTTATGCCCAAAACCCACCCATCCGCATCTTACCAGCAGCCGGCTACCATCCTCTTCGTTACCTGCGCAGACATGTCGCACGCACCCCTAGATAATGAAATAGACCCTTTTGTTAAGCAAAGAGTCGCAGGCACCATTTAAACCTGTCTTTACACGCATATAAAGCACCATCGTATAAGGTAGGGCTGCACAACGGGCAATCCAAACATGCTTCACACAAGCACAAGAATGTAGGGAATATAGAGAAAGGACCTCTGCATGTAACGGAATTTAAGTATTTGATACATTAAGCCATAAATGAGACGTAACagaattatatacattatatattatacacacatcaGATCCTCAAGGGATCAGATCGTTACGCTGCTAATAGACCGACCAGTATCCGGGAATACTAATTACTAAACCACCGGCCTGAAACCAACTAATTACACGAAAGCACAAAGTGACAGGAAatggtactttaatatgaagcCATCCGCGCTCTCCCATTACACAGAGCGGTCAGATTACCCGGGGGCACGCTGCTTGCCTGTCTCTGCCCGGTACACAACGCGGCCGCCATCTTGGGCCAGACACACAGACAAAGCAGCAACCGTGTTTCTGTAGATCACCAGGTCGCGTTACTAAAACACGACCGTTTATTCTTGAGCCAGGTCTCCATCGACGGTCTTTTGCTGCCACCACGCCCGGCCAACCGATCCAACGGTACTGCCGCGGAGAAAGCGGCCTGGGGCCTATCAAGCCACATAAAAACGATCATTAAGTCGGTCCTGAAAAACAAGCCTAGGCTGAAATACTTACTCTCCCCTCGAAGTTATTTCCTTCCGCGTCACTCATAGTAGCTACTCGTAATAACGCGTAACCGTGTGTGGGAAAAGTCTTGCAGAGGAGGTCAACGCTTTTCCCCCGTCGGACGTTCCCTCCTTATCGGCCGTACCCAGGATCTGGCTTCCGCCCGCGAACTCCCTCCGTCCTTCCTCCGACCAGCTACTTCACAAAATGGCGACCGTCTCTTTTTCTGGCGGTTCATAAGGGAGATAGGAGGAGAGGGAGGGGCGTGACGTCACAATGGTGTCTGGAAGACGGGCTATGTTGTAACAACTAACAATAACTGGATGTGGGTAATCCTGTTTCCAAAGAGGAGCGAACCGGCGCCATAAGTGTACAGGGCCGTATATCGGGGCTTGGTACAGTTTGTGGTAAAATCTACTTTATCACCCACTTCTGGATATATGGGGCTTACACGAACAAATTACACACTGTTAAGATTTGCGCCGTTTATACCGAGTGTGAGTCCTAGTTAATATATGCGCATTAAACACATTCGTTATTGAATTGGCTCTTTAAGAATTTATGGTTGCACGAAAATGTCGGGTTTTGCCGTTACGGCCGTGTAAAGTTCACGTACCCCGCACTGGAGGAGAGTGAAACAGTACGTTACATTCGTTGCCTCGGTGTGTGTGAATGAGGCGGTAACCAGGGGCAGCGACGCCATGTTGTCTGTTTCGTTTATTGTTTGCCAATTGAAATGTGGAAGTCAGAGCTTAGTTCCTCCGCTGCGTTAATGCAAGTTTAGCAATGTTGCCAACTCTCTCCCCACATTTTTAGGTTGCTACATCTTTACCATCACCTGAGGAAAGACCACCTGAGCAGCACATTGGGCGTTTATAACATACACTTTAATGTTTCACTCGctgcttagtgaataaagcccaaaACTAGAGTTCTAGTATAGTTCTACTTTAGTTAGGAGGATGAGCTCCTTGGCTgaggtaaaatatattatatgatatatattatatgcctaATTCTAACATATTCTATTCACTATGTTGAAATACACAGTTTTTCTAGCAAAAGTGTACAATGTGGCCAGGTTACCCCTTTCTATATGACATTTACATACAGTTTATGGGGTTATGGTGACTTGCATAAACCCATGCATGCAGTTGCCAGGTTTAAATCCTACAATGTGTGTGGATAAGCAGGTTCACTTGAAATTCAATGGAGTCTTGGTGGTTGTGCTAATGCTAGCGTTCCTCAATGTCTCGGCTCAATTCAGACAGGCAGGGCTATTCACTAAGAACATGAGCCGTTATTCAAGGGCAGGGgaaggctggcaccttctggccggTGGACGGGAAAGCCGCGTGTCCCCCCGGTAACCTGTAATATAAGCAACCTGAACTAGCACAAACACATTGACACAATCACTTTCATGCTGACACACGTGTACACaaatacactcatgctaacacaaatatacatgaacacacacatgctcacatacactctcATGcaatcacacactaacactgaccagagcagtttttccCACAGGGTCACATTCAGCTAGTGTGTTAAACAACTCCATCTTTCTTTTTCCAGTATGCTGTACATTAGCCCCTTAGGCTCAGCTGTTACTGGAGTGACCAG encodes:
- the TRA2A gene encoding transformer-2 protein homolog alpha isoform X1, which translates into the protein MSDAEGNNFEGRESRSRTKSPAGSNGHAKSESRSGSRSPSRASKHSESHSRSRSKSRSRSRRHSHRHYSRSRSRSHSHRRRSKSRSYTPEYRRRRSRSHSPMSNRRRHNGSRANPDPNTCLGVFGLSLYTTERDIREVFSRYGPLSGVNVVYDQRTGRSRGFAFVYFERIDDSREAMEHANGMELDGRRIRVDYSITKRAHTPTPGIYMGRPTHGGGSSSSGGGGGSSGGGGGGGSRRRDSYYERGYDRGYDRYEEYDYRYRRRSPSPYYSRYRSRSRSRSYSPRRY
- the TRA2A gene encoding transformer-2 protein homolog alpha isoform X2 → MSDAEGNNFEGRESRSRTKSPAGSNGHAKSESRSGSRSPSRASKHSESHSRSRSKSRSRSRRHSHRHYSRSRSRSHSHRRRSKSRSYTPEYRRRRSRSHSPMSNRRRHNGSRANPDPNTCLGVFGLSLYTTERDIREVFSRYGPLSGVNVVYDQRTGRSRGFAFVYFERIDDSREAMEHANGMELDGRRIRVDYSITKRAHTPTPGIYMGRPTHGGGSSSSGGGGGSSGGGGGGGSRRRDSYYERGYDRGYDRYEEYDYRRRSPSPYYSRYRSRSRSRSYSPRRY